In Osmerus eperlanus chromosome 17, fOsmEpe2.1, whole genome shotgun sequence, a single genomic region encodes these proteins:
- the LOC134037888 gene encoding 4-galactosyl-N-acetylglucosaminide 3-alpha-L-fucosyltransferase 9-like — MIKSTSQGTVLRPALICSFVVVCSFVVFFTYYKPNINSLLCTDRESNEKAICVCQDGLNREGNQTEVLFQTSQPQKTGKQNSQVILRADNPDTILLIWMWPFGQSFDLHSCADFNVQSCRLTDDKSLFNIAHGVLFHHRDIHEDLGNMPQNPLPWFQKWVWFNAESPANSKRWPKFDNLFNMTSNYRQDSSVPVPCGSLVEVTAVDKHFELPTKTKLVCWIVSNWHPSFRRVQVYKGLSNHVKVEAYGRHFGTYVNNEDYTKNISRCKFYLSFENSVFKDYITEKLYNAMSLGAVPVVLGPSRQNYEEFIPADSFLHVDDFPNQKELADRLLFLDKNDEEYMKYHSWRKNYKVKGCYFGLEHACRSCDYIRQEKRYKAINNLNQWYWG; from the coding sequence atgatcaAGTCAACTTCCCAAGGGACAGTACTACGGCCTGCATTGATTTGCAGCTTTGTGGTGGTGTGCTCCTTTGTTGTCTTTTTTACGTACTACAAACCCAACATCAACTCACTGTTGTGCACGGACAGAGAATCAAATGAGAAAGCTATCTGTGTCTGCCAAGATGGGCTAAATCGAGAGGGGAATCAGACTGAGGTCCTATTCCAAACCTCACAACCCCAgaagacaggcaagcagaaCTCCCAAGTAATCCTCAGAGCTGACAATCCAGACACTATTCTCCTGATCTGGATGTGGCCATTTGGACAATCTTTTGACCTTCATTCATGTgctgatttcaatgttcaaagTTGTCGCTTGACAGACGACAAGAGCCTTTTTAATATTGCACATGGAGTCCTCTTTCATCACCGGGACATCCATGAAGATCTAGGCAACATGCCACAAAACCCACTTCCCTGGTTCCAGAAATGGGTGTGGTTCAATGCTGAATCACCTGCCAACTCTAAAAGATGGCCCAAGTTCGATAACCTGTTTAATATGACCTCAAATTATCGACAGGATTCCTCTGTACCTGTTCCTTGTGGATCCTTAGTTGAGGTAACAGCTGTGGACAAACACTTTGAGCTGCCAACGAAGACTAAATTGGTGTGCTGGATTGTGAGCAACTGGCACCCATCCTTCAGAAGAGTTCAGGTCTACAAGGGGCTGAGTAACCATGTCAAAGTAGAGGCCTATGGACGACACTTTGGTACATACGTAAACAACGAAGACTATACAAAAAACATTTCTAGATGCAAATTTTACCTGTCCTTTGAAAATTCAGTCTTCAAAGACTACATCACTGAGAAGTTGTACAATGCCATGAGTTTGGGAGCTGTCCCAGTAGTTTTGGGCCCATCCAGGCAAAACTATGAGGAATTCATTCCAGCAGACTCTTTTCTTCATGTGGATGACTTCCCCAATCAAAAGGAACTGGCAGATCGGCTGCTTTTCCTTGACAAGAATGATGAAGAGTACATGAAGTACCACAGCTGGAGGAAAAACTATAAAGTTAAGGGATGCTATTTTGGACTTGAACATGCATGTCGATCATGTGACTACATTAGACAGGAGAAAAGATACAAAGCTATTAACAATCTAAATCAATGGTATTGGGGCTGA